One segment of Trachemys scripta elegans isolate TJP31775 chromosome 1, CAS_Tse_1.0, whole genome shotgun sequence DNA contains the following:
- the NOP2 gene encoding probable 28S rRNA (cytosine(4447)-C(5))-methyltransferase produces MGRKLDVLRKEKRGPGRKARKQKGAEVELAKFLPPATDNSGNKLSSHARKRAAKRRMGSGKTQARKNLLQLKKPTDKGGMDGTSTAAEQPSPQKGGRSRGPAEGASRHPQLGCSDRCSLSLTPAKRSQPAGDNEEERLESSESEGDEDVDAWENMGDDGSNEEMVDDYGASSSEEEELLPIEQAVRKQKSGREGLSEDDSEDEEEWVSSRSKGQEEEEDTDLQLNMEIDEQFVLPSGEEIERETAEPPDLHLVHQRIKDNVEVLQDFRVKREAGRARQEYLALLHQDLAAYYSYSDFLLKKLMELFPLPELVNFLESNEVPRPMTLRTNTLKTRRRDLAQALINRGVNLDPLGKWSKTGLVVYDSSVPIGATPEYLAGHYMLQGASSLLPVMALAPQENERILDMCCAPGGKTSYIAQLMKNTGVILANDSSAERLRSVVGNLHRLGVTNAVLSHCDGRQFPKVLGGFDRVLLDAPCSGTGVISKDPAVKTNKDERDILRCAHLQKELILSAIDSVNAASETGGYIVYCTCSIMVEENEWVVDYALKKRNVRLVPTGLDFGKEGFTRFKDRRFHPSLKSTRRFYPHTHNMDGFFIAKLKKFSNAIPKMQKDEESTVETASLASAPEVAAEPQLKRKKLERLKVTVGQKKQQQPPSKGGSVQRHKRPSPRHLGTRPPARKQHRVHRNRQ; encoded by the exons ATGGGGCGCAAACTTGATGTACTGAGGAAGGAAAAACGTGGCCCAGGGCGCAAAGCCCGCAAACAGAAGGGAGCAGAGGTAGAATTAGCCAAATTTCTTCCGCCAG CTACTGATAACAGTGGAAACAAATTATCCAGCCATGCACGAAAAAG GGCTGCAAAGAGACGAATGGGGTCAGGAAAAACCCAAGCTAGGAAAAATCTGCTTCAGCTAAAGAAGCCAACAGATAAAGGGGGAATGGATGGCACCAGCACAG CTGCAGAGCAGCCATCCCCACAGAAAGGAGGAAGATCCAGGGGGCCAGCAGAAGGAGCCTCTCGGCACCCTCAGCTTGGGTGCAGTGACAGATGCTCACTTTCGCTAACTCCAGCCAAGAGATCACAGCCTGCTGGGGATAATGAAGAAGAGCGTTTGgagtccagtgaaagtgagggagaTGAGGATGTAGATGCCTGGGAGAACATGGGGGATGACGGGAGCAATGAGGAGATGGTGGATGATTATGGAGCCTCGTCCTCTGAGGAAGAGGAG CTGCTGCCCATCGAACAAGCCGTCCGGAAGCAGAAGTCTGGCAG GGAGGGCCTCAGTGAGGATGACAGTGAAGATGAAGAGGAGTGGGTGAGCAGCCGAAGcaaggggcaggaggaagaggaggacacGGACCTGCAGCTCAATATGGAGATAGATGAGCAATTTGTGTTACCCAGTGGTGAGGAGATCGAGAGAGAGA CTGCTGAGCCACCTGACCTGCACCTCGTTCATCAACGTATCAAGGACAATGTGGAGGTGCTGCAGGACTTCAGGGTGAAGCGGGAAGCAGGACGTGCCCGGCAGGAGTACCTCGCATTGCTACACCAGGACCTTGCTGCCTACTATTCCTACAGTGACTTCTTGCTTAAGAAGCTCATGGagctcttccctctccctgaG CTGGTCAACTTCTTAGAATCTAATGAGGTTCCTCGCCCCATGACGCTTCGTACCAACACACTGAAAACACGGCGACGAGACCTGGCACAG GCTCTGATTAATCGCGGTGTGAATCTTGACCCTCTGGGGAAGTGGTCGAAAACTGGGCTTGTTGTCTACGACTCCTCTGTGCCCATCG GTGCCACCCCTGAGTACCTGGCTGGACACTACATGCTACAAGGAGCTTCCAGCCTCCTCCCTGTCATGGCTCTGGCCCCCCAAGAGAATGAACGCATCCTGGACATGTGCTGTGCCCCAGGAGGCAAGACCAGCTACATAG CTCAGCTGATGAAGAACACAGGTGTGATCCTGGCTAACGACAGCAGTGCTGAGCGGCTGCGCAGTGTGGTGGGGAATCTGCACCGTCTGGGAGTCACCAATGCTGTCTTGAGCCACTGCGATGGACGCCAATTCCCCAAG GTGCTGGGTGGGTTTGACCGTGTCCTCCTTGATGCTCCCTGCAGTGGCACAGGTGTCATCTCCAAGGACCCAGCTGTCAAAACCAACAAG GATGAGAGGGATATCCTGCGTTGTGCTCATCTGCAGAAGGAGCTGATTCTCAGTGCTATTGACTCAGTCAATGCTGCCTCAGAGACAGGGGGCTACATAGTGTACTGTACCTGCTCCATCATG GTGGAAGAGAATGAATGGGTTGTGGATTATGCCCTGAAGAAACGCAATGTTCGCTTGGTGCCCACAGGGCTGGACTTTGGCAAGGAAGGATTCACCAG gTTCAAGGACCGTCGCTTCCACCCATCCCTCAAATCCACACGGCGTTTCTACCCTCACACCCACAACATGGATGGGTTCTTCATCGCCAAGCTCAAGAAATTTTCTAATGCCATCCCTAAAATGCAGAAAG ATGAGGAATCTACTGTGGAAACAGCAAGTTTAGCATCTGCTCCGGAAGTAGCTGCAGAGCCACAGCTTAAAAGGAAGAAACTTGAGAGGTTGAAAGTCACCGTGGggcagaagaagcagcagcagcccccttcAAAGGGAGGTTCTGTGCAAAGGCATAAGAGGCCCTCTCCCCGGCATCTAGGAACTCGGCCACCTGCCAGGAAGCAGCATAGAGTGCACCGGAATAGACAATAA